The Bacillota bacterium genome includes a region encoding these proteins:
- a CDS encoding ammonia-forming cytochrome c nitrite reductase subunit c552, which yields MQKGVSQGAKSTLLFVLLSALVIIGVAAITRHVTLQTFAPPADTAPLLTQAASMYWQERFPLQVASYMRTLEMEATAHAGSVPYQKLTKYPFMRAMYHGFGFWFDFRESRGHLYAIEDTMITGRPKFGGVCWGCKSADYPALVEKYGRQGIDTMFWSEAAKKTNHPVSCIDCHDPQSPDFALRITRPWLEEAITAQGKTLADFDMRSLVCAQCHAEYYFEGPGTTNKIVFPWTHGFTPEDALQHKDDENFSDWTHPRTGAGVHKIQHPEFEFFQGSVHAKLGLTCADCHMPTVKDEQGREYTQHWLVSPLRHIEASCQSCHGDPAALRARTEKLQGELRALANEVGFALESAINGLSDARRNPAALAHHITAAQTSHRRAQLLLDWFLVENSTGFHNVAEARRILGEARSAVEEMVSHTNRAIGR from the coding sequence GTGCAAAAAGGTGTTTCTCAGGGCGCCAAATCGACGCTACTCTTCGTGCTGCTAAGTGCGCTGGTTATTATTGGCGTAGCCGCCATCACCAGGCATGTCACGCTGCAGACTTTCGCCCCACCCGCAGACACAGCGCCACTGTTGACGCAGGCGGCATCCATGTACTGGCAGGAACGCTTCCCCTTGCAGGTCGCGAGCTACATGCGCACCCTCGAGATGGAAGCTACCGCACATGCCGGATCCGTTCCTTATCAGAAGTTAACTAAGTATCCTTTTATGCGCGCTATGTATCATGGGTTTGGTTTTTGGTTTGACTTCCGTGAGTCGCGCGGCCATCTCTATGCCATAGAGGACACCATGATCACGGGGCGTCCCAAATTCGGGGGCGTCTGCTGGGGCTGCAAATCAGCCGATTACCCGGCCTTGGTCGAGAAATACGGCCGGCAGGGCATCGACACCATGTTTTGGAGCGAGGCCGCCAAGAAAACCAATCACCCGGTTTCCTGCATTGACTGTCATGACCCCCAAAGCCCCGACTTCGCATTGCGCATCACACGCCCATGGCTAGAAGAAGCCATCACCGCGCAAGGCAAGACCTTGGCCGATTTTGACATGCGTTCCCTGGTATGTGCGCAATGCCACGCCGAGTACTACTTCGAAGGCCCAGGCACGACCAACAAAATTGTCTTCCCCTGGACACATGGCTTCACACCGGAAGATGCCTTGCAGCATAAAGATGATGAGAATTTCTCTGACTGGACGCACCCCCGCACGGGCGCAGGGGTACATAAAATTCAGCACCCTGAGTTCGAGTTCTTCCAAGGTAGTGTACATGCGAAGCTTGGTTTGACTTGCGCCGACTGTCACATGCCTACGGTTAAAGACGAACAAGGCCGCGAGTACACCCAGCACTGGCTAGTCAGCCCACTGCGGCATATCGAGGCATCTTGCCAGTCATGCCATGGCGACCCAGCTGCGCTTAGAGCCAGGACGGAAAAGCTGCAAGGCGAATTGCGTGCCCTAGCTAACGAGGTTGGGTTCGCCTTAGAAAGCGCGATCAACGGCTTGAGCGATGCACGTCGCAATCCCGCTGCTCTGGCGCATCATATCACGGCGGCGCAAACCTCTCACCGCCGCGCCCAGCTCTTACTTGACTGGTTCCTAGTCGAGAACAGCACCGGTTTTCACAATGTCGCTGAGGCCCGCCGCATACTAGGTGAGGCACGTAGCGCAGTCGAAGAGATGGTATCCCATACCAATCGGGCTATCGGTAGGTAG
- a CDS encoding ABC transporter ATP-binding protein — protein sequence MVNRIEVRGLGKAYHNRWLFRALDLTIADNSVLVVQGPNGAGKTTFLSIMCGLVAASSGGISIVLEGRQLSQGERRRQLGLVSPELKLYDGLSAVENLEFFSTVRGLPFSLPRARELLALVGLGTRGRDFVGNFSSGMKQRLKYATALWHHPHILVLDEPTSHLDEKGAQLVEQIIYEQRGRGIVVLATNEPREVKFGDQAIVLA from the coding sequence GTGGTAAATCGTATAGAAGTCCGAGGGCTTGGCAAGGCCTACCATAACCGGTGGCTGTTTAGGGCTTTAGACCTCACCATCGCGGATAACTCGGTCTTGGTAGTACAAGGCCCGAATGGCGCTGGTAAAACCACCTTTCTCTCGATCATGTGTGGCTTGGTGGCCGCGAGCTCAGGCGGCATCAGCATTGTGCTAGAGGGCAGACAATTGTCGCAAGGGGAGAGGCGGAGGCAACTAGGCCTTGTCTCGCCAGAGCTAAAACTATATGATGGCCTCTCAGCTGTGGAAAATCTAGAGTTCTTCTCTACCGTACGGGGGCTACCTTTTTCCTTGCCGCGCGCGCGTGAGCTGCTCGCACTTGTGGGTCTAGGTACGCGAGGGCGAGATTTCGTCGGCAACTTTTCCTCTGGTATGAAACAGCGCCTGAAGTATGCTACGGCACTTTGGCACCATCCTCATATCTTGGTGCTAGACGAACCGACAAGTCATCTAGACGAAAAAGGGGCACAGCTGGTGGAGCAGATTATCTATGAACAGCGTGGTCGGGGCATAGTTGTCTTGGCTACCAATGAGCCGCGGGAAGTAAAATTTGGGGACCAAGCCATTGTCTTGGCGTAG
- a CDS encoding heme exporter protein CcmB has protein sequence MSWRSKSAAVCLKDLRLEFRTRYAYSALIMFAVTTLVAISFTLAGGLVEADIAASLLWIIFFFSAMTGVSRSFVQEEETGTSIGLKMAADPAPVFLGKFLFNAALLLSMAMLVVPLYLLLFNLAVVHVGGFLVTIFLGLVGLASAGTILSAIAAQSAVKGSLLTVLSLPILLPLLITATNATRTALYGGHLAGIMTDIAMLIFYNGTVLAASLLLFEYVWNE, from the coding sequence TTGTCTTGGCGTAGTAAGAGCGCGGCTGTCTGCCTGAAGGACTTGCGTCTAGAATTTAGAACGCGCTACGCTTACAGCGCCCTCATCATGTTCGCGGTCACCACCTTAGTGGCCATCAGTTTTACCCTAGCGGGAGGCTTAGTAGAGGCAGATATCGCTGCCTCACTGCTGTGGATCATCTTCTTCTTTTCGGCCATGACGGGGGTATCAAGATCTTTTGTGCAAGAAGAAGAGACCGGTACATCCATCGGCCTCAAAATGGCCGCTGACCCAGCCCCGGTTTTCTTGGGCAAATTTCTCTTCAACGCGGCACTGCTCCTCAGCATGGCCATGCTTGTAGTGCCCCTCTACTTGTTGTTGTTTAATTTAGCGGTTGTGCACGTCGGCGGATTCCTAGTGACTATATTCTTAGGGCTAGTAGGCTTAGCTTCGGCAGGCACCATTCTCTCAGCCATAGCCGCGCAGAGCGCAGTCAAGGGGTCACTACTCACGGTGTTGTCGCTACCAATTCTGCTGCCCCTCCTTATTACCGCAACCAATGCCACGCGCACCGCGCTCTATGGTGGCCATCTAGCCGGCATAATGACGGATATAGCCATGCTAATTTTTTACAATGGTACAGTTCTTGCGGCTTCGCTGCTCTTGTTTGAGTATGTGTGGAATGAGTAA
- the ccsA gene encoding cytochrome c biogenesis protein CcsA: MIWKFLLGAGMTAIIAASFLYVPAIPGFGATGETARLIIYHVPTAWVAVLAYLMATVYSVGYLLTRDARRDRQAVANAELGTVFCLLATVTGAIWSRAAWGMYWNWDPRQTSIAVLLMIYAAYFVLRSSIGCADRRARLSAVYAILAFTTVPFLVFVVPRVFPSLHPNLGAGSERVSAMSPEVWVVFLASLVCFTVLYLWLQNIQVRLQDLQAKRLLRSVD; this comes from the coding sequence ATTATTTGGAAATTTTTACTTGGAGCGGGCATGACCGCTATTATTGCGGCCTCATTTCTCTATGTGCCGGCCATCCCTGGTTTCGGCGCTACCGGTGAAACAGCGCGCCTTATTATCTACCATGTTCCGACGGCTTGGGTTGCGGTGTTAGCCTACCTCATGGCGACCGTGTACTCTGTCGGCTACCTGCTCACTAGGGACGCCCGCCGTGATCGTCAGGCTGTAGCCAACGCCGAGTTAGGCACTGTCTTTTGTTTGCTGGCTACTGTTACTGGCGCTATCTGGAGCCGCGCCGCTTGGGGCATGTACTGGAATTGGGATCCGCGCCAGACGTCGATAGCTGTACTCCTCATGATTTATGCCGCGTACTTTGTCCTCCGTAGCTCTATTGGGTGTGCTGACCGACGCGCCAGATTATCTGCCGTGTATGCTATCTTGGCCTTTACCACCGTACCCTTCTTGGTCTTTGTGGTTCCTCGTGTTTTTCCCTCCCTGCACCCGAACTTAGGTGCTGGTAGCGAGCGCGTCAGTGCCATGAGCCCAGAGGTCTGGGTTGTCTTCCTGGCTTCCCTAGTATGTTTTACCGTCTTGTATCTCTGGCTACAAAATATACAGGTGCGTCTGCAAGACTTGCAGGCCAAACGCCTGCTAAGGAGCGTTGATTAG
- a CDS encoding Crp/Fnr family transcriptional regulator, whose amino-acid sequence MPDVHTHLFSATPLATKLSAEDEKFLRSSMRQVRYRENKLLVAGDAVCDEVLIVQQGAIRVFKVSEEGREVTLYRLSAGDTCLMTVSCLAGAEDLDANIEIEAGTEVVSIPGRVFQSLLDNNPALHRYMMQKAFLRLNQVMRVVELVTFASIRARIALYLQEAKLRQGQPRLKLTQEQIALEVGTAREVVSRVLGDFAELGLVALSRGTIELIDEKLLKDMTVG is encoded by the coding sequence ATGCCAGACGTACATACACATCTCTTTAGCGCGACGCCCTTGGCCACTAAGCTTAGCGCCGAGGACGAAAAATTCTTGCGGAGCAGTATGCGCCAAGTGCGCTACAGGGAAAACAAACTGCTCGTGGCCGGAGATGCCGTCTGTGATGAGGTGCTAATTGTGCAGCAGGGTGCTATTCGTGTCTTCAAGGTGTCAGAGGAAGGGCGCGAAGTCACCTTGTACCGCTTAAGCGCAGGGGACACCTGCTTAATGACAGTGTCTTGCCTAGCGGGGGCAGAAGACTTAGACGCCAATATCGAGATTGAGGCGGGGACCGAAGTGGTCAGCATTCCGGGCCGCGTTTTTCAGTCCTTGCTAGACAACAACCCCGCCCTGCATCGCTACATGATGCAAAAAGCCTTTCTCCGACTAAACCAGGTGATGCGGGTAGTGGAGCTAGTAACCTTCGCGTCTATTAGAGCGCGTATTGCGCTCTACCTGCAAGAGGCAAAGCTGCGGCAAGGCCAGCCTAGGCTCAAGCTCACTCAGGAACAGATTGCCCTCGAAGTAGGCACGGCACGTGAGGTCGTCAGCCGGGTGCTCGGGGACTTTGCCGAGCTGGGTTTAGTGGCCTTGAGTCGAGGTACCATAGAGCTGATTGATGAAAAGTTGCTTAAAGACATGACAGTAGGGTGA
- a CDS encoding ABC transporter ATP-binding protein — MSSPMLEIKDLRTAFHIREGVVPAVDGVSLYINKEETLAVVGESGCGKSVTALSVMRLIKTPPGRIERGEINFDGKNLLKLSENEMRQIRGNDIGMIFQEPMTSLNPVYTIGDQISEAIVLHQKVSKTEARAKGIEMLRKVEIPEAAKRFDEYPHQLSGGMRQRVMIAMALSCNPKLLIADEPTTALDVTIQAQILDLMRGLRNTLGMSIMLITHDLGVVASMADRVVVMYAGKVVEEANVKTLFKSPMHPYTHGLLNSIPHLEAESETLHVIAGSVPNMLYLPVGCRFEARCPFAQEKCRQEQPTLTQLAPGHKASCWYPIMTARG; from the coding sequence ATGTCTAGTCCCATGCTTGAGATCAAAGATTTACGTACTGCCTTTCATATTCGTGAGGGCGTTGTCCCTGCGGTGGACGGGGTGTCACTCTACATTAACAAAGAAGAGACCCTCGCCGTAGTAGGAGAAAGTGGTTGCGGCAAGAGCGTTACAGCTTTGTCGGTAATGCGCTTGATTAAGACCCCCCCCGGGCGCATCGAACGTGGAGAAATCAACTTTGATGGTAAGAATTTGCTGAAGCTCAGCGAAAACGAAATGCGCCAGATTCGCGGCAACGATATCGGCATGATCTTCCAAGAGCCCATGACCAGTCTTAATCCTGTCTACACCATAGGTGATCAAATCTCCGAGGCCATCGTGTTGCACCAAAAGGTTTCTAAGACCGAAGCGCGTGCTAAGGGCATCGAAATGCTACGCAAAGTTGAAATTCCCGAAGCCGCGAAGCGCTTTGACGAGTATCCTCACCAACTCTCGGGCGGCATGAGGCAGAGGGTTATGATTGCCATGGCACTCTCCTGTAACCCTAAACTACTCATTGCCGATGAGCCCACTACCGCCCTCGATGTCACTATTCAGGCGCAAATTCTCGACCTGATGCGCGGCCTGCGCAACACCCTTGGCATGAGCATCATGCTCATCACCCACGACCTTGGCGTCGTGGCCAGCATGGCAGACCGCGTGGTCGTCATGTACGCGGGCAAAGTGGTAGAAGAGGCGAACGTAAAAACCTTGTTTAAGAGCCCCATGCATCCCTACACCCATGGTCTTTTAAACTCCATCCCTCATCTTGAGGCGGAATCAGAAACATTGCACGTCATCGCGGGTAGTGTCCCCAACATGCTGTACTTACCCGTGGGGTGTCGCTTTGAGGCGCGCTGTCCTTTCGCGCAAGAGAAGTGCCGTCAAGAGCAGCCCACCTTGACACAACTTGCACCAGGGCATAAGGCAAGCTGCTGGTATCCCATCATGACGGCAAGGGGGTAG
- a CDS encoding DUF302 domain-containing protein, producing MNKMYLVAGASVLVGMLVMGLLVWNMAPRLMMMESESKYDFEQTVETFKAEVDRAGWKVVGQHDMKATLANFGHDVRAVTIIEVCSAKYSAAILKLDAERIVSPLIPCRIAIYEKSNGNTYIGRMNSPLFGRMFGGVINEVMIEATAITEAMIARIIK from the coding sequence ATGAACAAAATGTACTTGGTTGCAGGGGCCAGCGTGCTGGTGGGCATGTTAGTGATGGGGCTACTGGTATGGAACATGGCACCACGGTTGATGATGATGGAGAGCGAAAGCAAGTATGATTTCGAACAAACAGTGGAAACTTTTAAGGCTGAGGTAGACAGAGCAGGTTGGAAGGTAGTTGGCCAGCACGACATGAAGGCCACACTCGCCAACTTCGGGCATGATGTCCGCGCGGTGACCATCATCGAGGTCTGCTCCGCTAAATACTCCGCGGCCATACTTAAATTAGATGCGGAGCGCATCGTCTCCCCACTCATACCCTGTCGAATTGCGATCTACGAGAAAAGCAACGGTAATACCTACATTGGTCGCATGAACTCGCCGCTCTTTGGTCGCATGTTCGGTGGAGTGATCAACGAAGTGATGATCGAAGCCACAGCAATTACCGAAGCTATGATTGCTAGAATTATAAAGTAG
- a CDS encoding CcmD family protein, translating to MGELGFVLAATLVTWLGLFIYLLRIDIRLREAERREEL from the coding sequence GTGGGAGAGCTAGGTTTTGTGCTTGCCGCAACATTGGTCACTTGGCTGGGCTTGTTTATCTACCTGCTGCGTATAGACATTAGGCTAAGGGAGGCAGAGCGCCGTGAAGAATTATGA
- a CDS encoding thioredoxin family protein, producing MKPVLRFFMLPTCPHCKNALRYMDELRAESPQYADVSITTINETLQPDIAKQYSYYLVPAFFLDDNKLHEGVPSKDLIRGVFDQYLAAEGKH from the coding sequence ATGAAACCAGTATTACGCTTCTTTATGTTGCCAACCTGCCCCCACTGCAAAAATGCCCTGCGCTACATGGATGAACTGCGCGCTGAGAGCCCTCAGTATGCTGATGTCTCCATAACCACAATAAATGAGACTCTGCAACCCGACATCGCCAAGCAGTATTCGTACTACCTCGTGCCTGCCTTCTTCCTAGACGACAACAAGCTACATGAAGGAGTGCCGAGCAAGGACCTCATCCGCGGGGTATTTGACCAGTACCTCGCCGCGGAGGGCAAACACTAA
- a CDS encoding dipeptide ABC transporter ATP-binding protein, producing MGEDVLLKVDNLVKYFPLNAGLLKKPTKFVKAVDGVSFFIRRGETLGLVGESGCGKTTTGRTILRLHEPTKGSIHFDGIDLRKLKAEQLRKQRKEMSIIFQDPYSSLNPRMTVGEIVGEPLLVHGMTNLTERAQKVRAIFEEVGLAQYHYRRYPHEFSGGQRQRIGIARAIISNPKLIVCDEPVSALDVSIQSQILNLLSEIQQRYGLTYLFIAHNLSVVKHISDRVGVMYLGKMVELTASNELYKHPLHPYTQALLSAIPHANPDIQMERVRLTGDVPSPINPPSGCRFHPRCPVAVDQCKVVDPEWREVRPDHYVACHLAN from the coding sequence ATGGGTGAAGATGTTCTGCTCAAAGTCGACAATTTAGTAAAGTACTTTCCGCTAAATGCTGGCTTGTTAAAAAAGCCCACCAAGTTTGTCAAGGCGGTTGATGGCGTCAGTTTTTTCATCCGTCGTGGTGAGACCCTGGGCTTGGTAGGAGAAAGCGGCTGCGGCAAGACTACTACGGGCCGCACCATTTTGCGTTTGCATGAGCCCACGAAGGGCAGCATTCATTTCGATGGCATAGACTTGCGCAAGCTCAAAGCCGAGCAACTGCGTAAGCAACGCAAAGAGATGAGTATTATATTTCAAGATCCCTATTCTTCGCTCAACCCCCGTATGACCGTGGGCGAGATTGTCGGTGAACCCCTCTTGGTGCACGGCATGACCAACCTTACCGAGCGTGCCCAGAAGGTGCGAGCCATTTTTGAGGAAGTCGGCCTTGCGCAGTACCACTACCGTCGTTATCCCCATGAGTTTAGCGGTGGGCAAAGGCAGCGCATCGGCATCGCGCGCGCCATCATCTCTAACCCGAAGCTAATCGTCTGCGACGAGCCAGTTTCAGCCCTCGACGTTTCCATTCAGTCGCAGATTCTAAACCTCTTATCCGAAATACAGCAGCGGTATGGGCTAACTTATCTCTTTATCGCCCACAACCTGAGCGTAGTAAAGCATATCAGTGACCGCGTGGGCGTTATGTACCTCGGCAAAATGGTCGAGCTCACTGCCTCGAACGAGTTGTACAAGCATCCCCTACATCCTTACACCCAGGCGCTACTGTCCGCCATCCCGCATGCCAACCCAGATATCCAGATGGAACGAGTGCGCTTGACGGGTGACGTACCAAGCCCAATCAACCCGCCCTCAGGCTGCCGCTTCCATCCGCGTTGTCCCGTAGCGGTTGACCAGTGCAAAGTAGTGGACCCCGAGTGGCGTGAAGTCAGACCCGACCACTATGTGGCCTGTCACTTAGCAAATTAG
- a CDS encoding cytochrome c biogenesis protein ResB, with protein sequence MTDMTKDNLPHSQPDSPLKQTLRFFGSMQLGIFLLLLLAGVSAYATLQDMEQAIDYIYSSWWYLSILSFSSLNLLLCTLQRIRPMFRLAYRPSKLSSITEIRSMPFSREVPIKEHLAAPDVAVQAFKAVGLRTSVAESSGGQVVFGERGRLGYFGSFITHLSLLIILLGALYGVVTGYEVKNGGWIDSSFIVSEGDFAVELADIRMVQEENPVMRPRVYTDVKVRRGDEVLVEDTVSINYPVRFAGNTIYHSTFLYFPVFKLTDVETGETGSSRFMEGDRIYLDAQRTTFIVVQKFYSNFSMREDGTPYNVDYRTIRPVVGGILMQGSETVGHVLLPLNKAHEFATPDGNVEVMLTGYDLATVFSISKNLGRPFLFGGSLLLLLGLYMSFFITPERYYAATSEDSRTLVIGGRGYRSRLFVASTLQKIETELRRREEVK encoded by the coding sequence TTGACAGACATGACCAAGGATAACTTACCGCATAGCCAGCCAGACAGCCCTCTAAAGCAGACTTTGCGCTTTTTTGGCTCCATGCAGCTTGGTATTTTCCTCTTGTTGCTCCTAGCGGGGGTATCAGCGTATGCCACCTTGCAGGATATGGAGCAAGCGATTGATTATATCTATAGTTCGTGGTGGTATCTTTCGATATTAAGCTTTAGCTCGTTGAACTTGTTGCTCTGCACCCTGCAGCGCATTCGGCCGATGTTCCGCCTGGCCTACAGGCCTAGTAAGTTAAGCTCCATCACCGAAATTCGGAGTATGCCTTTTTCTAGAGAGGTGCCCATCAAGGAACACCTAGCTGCGCCCGATGTAGCCGTGCAAGCCTTTAAAGCCGTTGGGCTACGCACCTCTGTAGCAGAGAGCAGTGGCGGCCAAGTAGTTTTCGGCGAACGCGGCAGGCTAGGCTACTTTGGCTCCTTCATCACCCATCTCAGCCTGCTTATTATCTTGCTTGGCGCTTTATATGGTGTGGTGACCGGTTACGAAGTAAAGAACGGTGGGTGGATTGACAGCAGCTTTATCGTCAGCGAAGGCGATTTTGCCGTCGAGTTAGCAGATATTCGCATGGTGCAAGAAGAAAACCCAGTTATGCGCCCCCGCGTTTATACGGATGTCAAGGTGCGGCGGGGTGACGAAGTATTAGTCGAAGATACGGTTTCAATTAACTACCCCGTGCGCTTTGCCGGCAACACCATCTACCATTCTACTTTTTTGTACTTTCCAGTGTTCAAGCTGACCGATGTAGAGACAGGCGAGACGGGTTCCAGCCGATTTATGGAAGGTGACCGCATCTACCTTGATGCCCAGCGGACCACATTCATTGTGGTACAAAAGTTTTACTCAAACTTCTCAATGCGAGAAGATGGCACTCCCTACAATGTTGACTACCGCACCATTAGACCGGTAGTAGGCGGCATACTGATGCAGGGAAGCGAAACTGTTGGCCATGTCTTGCTACCCTTAAACAAGGCGCACGAGTTTGCCACTCCCGACGGAAATGTCGAAGTGATGCTGACGGGCTATGACCTCGCCACTGTATTCTCCATCAGCAAAAACTTAGGGAGACCCTTCCTTTTCGGGGGTTCACTCTTGCTCTTGTTAGGCCTGTATATGAGCTTTTTTATCACTCCAGAGCGTTACTACGCCGCTACAAGTGAAGACAGCCGTACACTTGTTATCGGTGGGCGCGGCTACCGGAGCCGCCTCTTTGTGGCCAGCACGCTACAGAAAATTGAGACCGAGCTTAGGCGCAGAGAGGAAGTGAAGTAG
- a CDS encoding cytochrome c maturation protein CcmE encodes MKNYEKLVLLALVVVFSGGFFFTARSAFSSYATFAVAMENNRAVQVKGVAVDGSLRELGNREFTFTMQDMAGVTHVVRHTGSVPPTLFQADYVVAAGRIAGSEFVARNLLVKCPTRFMQDGDR; translated from the coding sequence GTGAAGAATTATGAGAAACTTGTCCTCCTAGCCTTGGTCGTGGTTTTTAGTGGGGGTTTCTTTTTTACGGCACGCAGTGCTTTTAGTTCTTATGCCACCTTCGCGGTAGCCATGGAGAACAATCGTGCCGTTCAGGTCAAAGGGGTGGCGGTCGACGGCTCCCTACGTGAGCTGGGCAATCGCGAGTTCACCTTTACCATGCAGGATATGGCGGGTGTTACCCATGTCGTGCGACACACGGGCAGTGTACCGCCAACACTTTTTCAGGCCGACTATGTTGTAGCCGCAGGCCGTATCGCAGGCAGCGAATTTGTGGCGCGCAATCTTCTCGTAAAGTGCCCAACCAGATTCATGCAAGATGGCGATAGATAA
- the ccsB gene encoding c-type cytochrome biogenesis protein CcsB produces the protein MANLIEVSPVLSLLENILFTGSALIYLAATIGYIIYVRGQREWGSFSAMVLKIAFVVHTAFIIVRGYNVERLPFVGHYEFGNLFIWTTALVYMWTEWRLKEKFYAVGAFITPLMMLYFSYLTIIPRLIPAIVVSRMHRPLPPVLQSDWLSIHVATSVFGYAGFTLAFAAAMIWLLKHYVPANGVLGRMLPLHEALDEYIYRSSGFGFLFHTAMIISGAIWADISWGRYWGWDPKEMWSLITWFVFAVYLHARFTRGWTGKRAIALIALGWVAMLFTWVGVAWLLPGIHAFG, from the coding sequence TTGGCAAATCTAATTGAAGTATCACCCGTACTTTCCCTGCTGGAAAATATTCTATTCACGGGTTCTGCCCTCATCTACTTGGCCGCCACCATCGGCTACATCATTTACGTGCGCGGCCAGCGCGAGTGGGGTAGTTTTTCGGCCATGGTGCTCAAAATAGCCTTCGTCGTTCATACGGCCTTTATCATCGTGCGTGGCTACAATGTGGAGCGCTTGCCTTTTGTGGGTCATTATGAATTTGGTAATCTATTTATCTGGACCACGGCCTTAGTCTACATGTGGACGGAGTGGCGCCTTAAAGAAAAATTCTATGCGGTGGGGGCCTTTATTACGCCGCTCATGATGCTCTACTTCTCCTACCTAACGATCATCCCCCGCCTAATACCCGCCATTGTGGTAAGCAGGATGCACCGACCCCTGCCTCCAGTCTTGCAATCCGACTGGTTGTCCATTCATGTGGCTACCTCAGTCTTTGGCTACGCCGGCTTTACTTTGGCCTTTGCTGCTGCTATGATATGGCTTCTCAAGCACTATGTCCCAGCTAACGGCGTCCTCGGCCGCATGCTTCCTCTACATGAGGCCCTTGATGAATACATCTACCGTTCTTCGGGGTTCGGGTTTCTCTTTCACACAGCGATGATCATCAGCGGCGCCATCTGGGCAGACATATCATGGGGTCGCTACTGGGGGTGGGATCCAAAAGAAATGTGGTCGCTCATCACTTGGTTTGTGTTTGCCGTCTACCTCCATGCCCGCTTTACCCGTGGATGGACGGGTAAACGTGCCATCGCGCTCATTGCCCTTGGCTGGGTAGCGATGCTCTTTACCTGGGTGGGTGTCGCCTGGCTCTTGCCTGGCATCCATGCTTTCGGCTAA